The window CCGATCGGATTCGTGCACGCAGTTTCGCTACCAAGCTATCCGTCCACTCCGAGTGACGCGTGGGACCAAATTCAGGTTGCCCCAGATGTCAGATGGATCAATCCTTGTGCTGTGTCCTTCCTTCTTGGTTTGGTAGTAGACCAAACAATTGAAGGACAAAACCATGAGCCGCACGCTCGTCCTCTGCAATTGGTTGGGTGTTTATTAAATCCACGAGAGGAAGCAGTTCACGCTCGtgagtatgacatgtgggccaaagGCTACGGTGGCCCACCGCTCTGTGACTACCTTCCAGAACACACTCTGCGGAGGAATTGGGAACATATATCTGCGGTTCGGACTTCTAACCCTAGTTGAGTTACGGAAAGGAATATCCGGCACCGAAACCCCCCGGTTTGGTTTTCTAACCCGAGTTGGAGGTGGGTTATGAAAAGGAATATTCCGCACCTAAATCCCCAGGGCATATTATCGGATTCCCCAATACAGCCAACCGCCAGCAAGAGACGGAAATATCACCTCCACACATGTGATATTTTTGAGACTCAAGATTTTCTCAACACAATTTTCAACTGGAGAATTCCACAAAATCATAATTATCCTGTGCGGCCTGAACTTCTGTAATTCATTCAGCCAGAAATGAGGCTCTAGATATTCATAAGTAGATACTTCTACGGTGAACgaaaaaaaaaaaaactagataCTTCTACGGAAGAACATTCCGTCTCTGTGTGCTATCATAGCAGGTCTGAGGAACGGCGGCAATTGTAATGGGTCTCTCTCAGGATGAACGCCCGAATTGCCACCTTCAAGTTTGCTTGAACACCACAACACCTTCCTTGTAATTGATCAGTTAATGAGGCTGTAATTGTTGAAGCAGAGGGCCAATACTTTGGGCACCGACGAACAGAGCATCTGCTAGCACAATTGCCCCAACCTGTGTggtccgaggaagaagaagaatgtttcAAGATCTTTCCATTGCAGACAAAAGTGAAGTACTCCctccgctcttatattagtttacggagggagtacatggataTTTTTCAAAACGAATTACCAATCGGCCCGTGAAGAGCAGCCGATATCCCCATCCTTCCTTTGCAGCCTGTGCACGTTGCTGATCCGTCCAGCTGAAACCAAGTTGTCAAAAAAGATTCAGGATTAGCACCCTAGTGGATGTCATTTCACTAACAATGCTGAATACTTTTGTGGAATGCGGAAACATATTTGGATCATCTCAGAATGATTAGAAAACCAATTATCATGCTTATCTACATGTGTACTGTAATCTGATCGCCCAAATCTTAGGTTGGTGGCAAGGTCGTAGCTTGTATCTCACAGGAAAATCCTCAACCATAATACAAGGCCTTGGTGGCTTGGTGCACACATTTTGGTCAGGAAAATAACACCGTCACACTGACATTATCATAGGTGTTGAGGTCCTGGAACTTACCCAAAAAATTCAGAAACCCCACCGATACCAGCAAGCTTGAAAGGTTGGGAACCTTCCCGCTCAAAGTCCTATAAAGAGAAAAAAACATGAAATTAATATAACTCCCAAATAGCAGATCATACGATGACTCCTACCTCCTCTTCAGCAGCTTCCAATCCTCCTTGTACCCAGAATAAGTTTTCGAAACCAGCATTGTAAAGTTGCTCTGCGGCAGCAATTGATCTGCCAAAAAGTTTGGGGGATATCAAAACTGTCAGTCAAAAATCCACAACAGACGTTGAATCGCACATGTTCTACGATGGACGCTACAAAGATGTAGCAGTAGCACCAATATGACGGGCACATGCAACCGTAAATTACTAGCACTGCAAGTAGCGGCTTTCCAGTACAATGACTGAAACAGTGATATTTTTGTCCAAGATTTAGGTTGTTGAAATAGCATCTTGTGTGTGTGAGCAGCATGCCACACAAAGCTCAAGTTTAAGAAGTGGTATGCACTGCTGCCCAGGAAAATGGTAGACACCTTTTTTGTCACATGGTGAGtccaaatacagcaaaaaaaaagtACTCCATAAAGAGAATAAGATGATTTAACTTCGACTAAGGCCAGCGAGGTGAAAAGGAATGAAAATATGTGTTGTCAGTGTGCCATGGAATACAAGTCCAGCATCAAAAAGTCAGAAAGTGAGCTAACAAGAAATGCAAATCCAACGTCAGAAACTGAGAAAGTAAGCTAACAAGCAATTACCTCAGTCCCTTCTGGCATACTAGGATGATATCTGTATCTTTTGAGAACTTCTCCTCGACCTGTTGTACAAAGTTCCTAGGAATTTGGTGCAAAGTCATTCAATCTAATTGGTTTTAAAATACAATTCACGAGAGGCCCAAGTTTAACTGTCAAGCGTACTTATTGAATGACATTGTTGAGCTGCCACTCCACCAGCCACCTATGCAAGAGTGATGAGagttcagtcacacttgaagtctaCAACTACAAATGGTGGTACTATATGAGTCGACATATATTACAAATGATGGTATTCTATGAGTTGAAAATAAGTCAATCTATCTTGAAAGAAAAGGCATATTTTACATCTCGTGACTGTGTTTGATGCACTATTAGCTTGTTAGTCTCCAGTCAGGATTGTCTATACTGAAGGACCACTCCAGGTTATAATCTTCTATGGCAACTTATATGATGAAATAGTGCGAACAAAGTTGAACAAATGCCTTCAAGACAGTAGTGCAAGCAACAGTCAGATCCGACGATGTAGCCAGAACTCCGTTTAGCATACCGATCATAAAGTTAAATGCTTTCTTGCTGAGGCCATTCAAATCAGACGACGTATCCACATCGAATACAGGAACCCAGGTAGAACCTTTCACCCAGGCCTGCGATAGGAGCAAAGGACAGGGAAATCTGAGCATCCACGATTAACCAAGACCTCCACTAGAAATGGTTTTTAGTCCTACCAACCTTTTGACGCTCATTTGAAGGCCTAACATCCAGAAGGACCTTGTCCGTGAGTTTGAATGTATAGCCAGCTTCCCTTGGTGTAAGGGTCTTAATCTTCTGCTCCCTGATCTTCAGGCACAGCCGTACAAATAACAGCAATTCGGCATTTAGAGATTCATACATGCATCACATGGATGCCGAATTCAAACAACGAAACTTAAGCTAACAGCGCCGTTCCGAGATGAAAGTAACTTCAGAGGTTTGCACCACCGGTGACACTGTAGACGCGTAGTGTAAACGAAATGAGGAGTAGAAAGGCGCGAGAGTTGAGAGAGGTGAGCCCACCAGCGTCTCCCACCGCTTCCTGGCAGCGGCCATCTCCTTGGCCTGCCtcgtctcctcctcctcgccccccTGCCCGCCTCCCACTGCCGCCCCCATCTTCACCACCCCACTCCATCGCTGCACGAACACAACCACCGGCAGCTCAGGGCACAGAAAGAGCACAGGAAAACGCAGGAGACAAGACCGCGTACCTTTGAAGGGAGCAGGCGAGGACGAAAGGAACGGGAACGGGAGGAGGAATGCGCCGCGGCGgcaggggaggaggcgccggcgacGCGGCGTGCGAGGCTGAGAGGTGGCGCTGCCATTTTCTTGCTTTCCTCTCAAACTTTTAGCCGTA is drawn from Triticum dicoccoides isolate Atlit2015 ecotype Zavitan chromosome 6B, WEW_v2.0, whole genome shotgun sequence and contains these coding sequences:
- the LOC119323096 gene encoding rhodanese-like domain-containing protein 11, chloroplastic, producing the protein MAAPPLSLARRVAGASSPAAAAHSSSRSRSFRPRLLPSKRWSGVVKMGAAVGGGQGGEEEETRQAKEMAAARKRWETLIREQKIKTLTPREAGYTFKLTDKVLLDVRPSNERQKAWVKGSTWVPVFDVDTSSDLNGLSKKAFNFMIGGWWSGSSTMSFNKNFVQQVEEKFSKDTDIILVCQKGLRSIAAAEQLYNAGFENLFWVQGGLEAAEEEDFEREGSQPFKLAGIGGVSEFFGWTDQQRAQAAKEGWGYRLLFTGRLVGAIVLADALFVGAQSIGPLLQQLQPH